A region from the Bacteroidota bacterium genome encodes:
- a CDS encoding DUF262 domain-containing protein, with the protein MQINSKDLNLFQLLSIQSEQFLIPSYQRRYAWEHNQIAALFEDIDMLKEDDGHLFGMLLLHIRINTSNPT; encoded by the coding sequence ATGCAAATTAACTCTAAGGACCTTAATCTTTTTCAGCTGTTGAGCATTCAGTCTGAACAATTTCTTATTCCGAGCTATCAACGCAGATATGCTTGGGAACACAATCAAATAGCAGCATTATTTGAGGATATTGATATGCTAAAAGAGGATGATGGACATTTATTTGGGATGCTCCTATTGCACATTAGAATAAATACCTCAAACCCAACTTAA
- the brxL gene encoding BREX system Lon protease-like protein BrxL, with translation MSDNLDKKLNEVFAGKVVRKDLVHHIKKAANVPSFVLEFLLSKYCATDDPNEIESGKKAVLEVIESNYVRPDESNSAQSKVQQLGRHKFIDKIHVKYHEKERRHWAEMENFGSKRIAISEKFYRENGKLLEGGMWAEITLAHNEIEEDDYAFYVEDLRPIQLARFNETIYFEGRKQFTRDEWIDVILKSVGLNPEIMDNPPPEIKAKFPSGFRLKMHFLSRLIPIVQNNFNFIELGPRGTGKSYFYSEFSPYSTLLSGGQASTATLLYNNRKEQVGAVGFWDNIAFDEVGNMKIKDSDTIQIMKDYMANGRFSRGKEVIANASFSFVGNIDQSIDQLVNSYEHNLFVTLPKAFDLAIQDRFYFYLPGWEIPKMDNKFFTQSFGLITDYMAEAFHYMFKHNKDYVDIVGRRLKLGPNVQGRDESAIRKTVTAYIKLIHPAGDPSEEEFNQLVEFAIEGRRRVKEQMNKTKPDDEFALIDLSYFKTDGTEVIVYCPESKNAKATQNPRKTEATKSSTSEENAQDEIVNTSILLNQNKSLEEKRIKVLYGDTGYGYESLFYDYLVGATEIVLEDAYIRQKHQINNFLRLCEIIVKIGSCKKLTLITSADDEEQKKENILVFDQIANSLFDYEIEFRTEFSDVLHDRELKMNHGWNIKMGRGLDYFQSLGGNFFQVGTNDLDLRPCLETSFDFYRVK, from the coding sequence ATGAGTGATAATTTAGATAAAAAATTAAACGAAGTCTTTGCTGGCAAAGTTGTCAGAAAAGATCTGGTTCATCATATAAAGAAAGCAGCCAATGTGCCGTCATTTGTGCTTGAGTTTTTGCTTTCTAAATATTGTGCAACGGATGATCCAAATGAAATTGAATCAGGAAAGAAAGCAGTGTTGGAGGTAATTGAATCCAACTATGTTCGACCTGATGAATCAAACAGTGCACAATCAAAAGTACAGCAGTTGGGCCGCCATAAGTTCATAGATAAAATTCACGTTAAATACCATGAAAAGGAACGACGCCACTGGGCTGAAATGGAGAATTTCGGTTCAAAAAGAATTGCTATTAGTGAGAAATTTTATAGGGAAAATGGGAAATTATTAGAAGGTGGAATGTGGGCGGAAATTACACTTGCACATAATGAAATAGAAGAAGATGATTACGCCTTTTATGTGGAGGATTTAAGACCAATTCAATTGGCTCGATTTAACGAGACTATCTATTTTGAAGGAAGAAAACAATTTACAAGGGATGAATGGATTGATGTGATTCTCAAAAGTGTTGGTTTAAATCCTGAAATAATGGATAATCCACCACCCGAAATCAAAGCTAAATTTCCATCTGGCTTTAGGTTGAAAATGCATTTTCTTTCGAGACTTATCCCAATCGTTCAGAACAATTTTAATTTTATTGAACTTGGTCCCAGGGGTACTGGGAAATCATATTTCTATTCCGAATTTTCACCATATTCTACTTTATTAAGTGGAGGCCAAGCAAGCACTGCAACCTTGTTGTATAATAATAGAAAAGAACAAGTTGGTGCTGTAGGCTTTTGGGATAACATAGCATTTGATGAAGTGGGAAATATGAAAATAAAAGATAGCGATACAATCCAAATCATGAAGGATTATATGGCTAACGGAAGGTTTTCGAGGGGTAAAGAAGTAATTGCCAATGCAAGTTTTTCTTTTGTTGGAAATATCGACCAATCAATTGATCAACTTGTAAATTCCTATGAACACAACTTGTTTGTTACCCTACCCAAAGCATTTGATTTGGCGATACAGGATCGTTTCTATTTTTACTTGCCGGGTTGGGAAATCCCCAAAATGGATAATAAATTTTTCACTCAAAGTTTCGGGTTAATAACCGATTATATGGCCGAGGCTTTTCATTATATGTTTAAGCACAATAAAGACTATGTTGACATAGTTGGGAGAAGGCTAAAGTTGGGACCTAATGTGCAAGGTAGAGATGAATCAGCAATTAGAAAAACGGTTACTGCGTATATCAAATTAATCCACCCGGCAGGGGATCCATCAGAGGAAGAATTTAATCAACTTGTTGAATTTGCTATTGAAGGCAGAAGAAGAGTAAAAGAGCAAATGAATAAAACCAAACCCGATGATGAATTTGCATTAATTGATCTTTCATATTTTAAAACTGACGGTACAGAAGTGATTGTCTATTGTCCGGAAAGTAAGAATGCTAAAGCAACACAAAACCCACGTAAAACAGAGGCAACCAAGTCTTCAACTAGTGAGGAGAATGCCCAAGATGAAATTGTGAATACAAGTATATTGTTGAATCAAAATAAATCATTAGAGGAGAAAAGAATAAAAGTGCTTTATGGTGATACAGGTTACGGATATGAATCATTATTCTATGATTATTTAGTTGGGGCAACTGAAATAGTTTTAGAGGATGCATATATCAGACAAAAGCATCAAATTAATAATTTTCTTCGCCTTTGCGAAATCATTGTTAAAATTGGTAGTTGTAAGAAGCTCACATTAATTACCAGCGCCGATGATGAAGAACAAAAAAAGGAAAACATTTTAGTATTTGACCAAATTGCCAATAGTCTTTTTGATTACGAAATTGAGTTTAGAACTGAGTTCAGCGATGTGCTACATGACAGAGAACTTAAAATGAATCATGGCTGGAATATTAAAATGGGTAGAGGATTGGATTATTTTCAATCATTAGGCGGGAATTTTTTCCAAGTTGGAACAAATGATTTGGATTTGAGGCCATGTTTGGAAACGAGTTTTGATTTTTATAGAGTGAAATAA
- a CDS encoding PglZ domain-containing protein translates to MIREFIIEHFKKKLKDLPALVIYDPDQRYREILVDMADENTRVFDINHNVLTIREEAISYYTTELSEDNKSRMLVYVPFAAPLTRQEQLMDPFYIFSFGGSVFPNDAADKFENLCKACFADKEQKITELFAQEVPDFDTLDALGGGNTWAKLQTLTGGKSEKEIILALLAPTVKQQEGLTKDKTWYKEYKDIASLIGLQIKEKNYAALQNELWRFLLFSEFVFDLPIELPVTLKNIPMARSAARPLVMAICKSLRNNKNCEDLYIEKAEDAANQLGLADMFKNEHELGVIITFAFEDNTYFYHFTDLLIKRKIDGAKEIIARIKENIWLHHDEERRRYWKMAELGLGLIQLASEKTKTSTSLKTAIDQYAQNGYKIDQLQRRFEKIAIEVLQDNTALTDLKQSVRKEYSKYTEKNQKQFQELVQKEHWPVEGLLCNIQVFAKHIQPLLKSKTKTAYLFVDALRFELAKELEENIEKYFIVQVTTSCAFLPTVTKFGMAALLPEAEKELTLKEHKGSLEAFIGDKALLSLTQRRDYLKEKLGDLCDIITLDKLVSSTIPDTDLLIVTTNEIDNAGENMASNALLAMQQASQNLIKGLNLLKQKGYEKIVIATDHGFVLHPIFQSGDNVSKPAGDWLMSKSRSLAGSGATPDYAIGFIPAEIGVKSDAKNFVFLKNYAVFEKNTTYFHEGISLQESIVPVMVLTAHKTKKDKTVQVNVSYKGKTTGNITTRTPFMEISCFIQGELGFEPIAIRMEALANDEIVGKSGFSEYVNEVSNLLEIVPGQAYKIPLEMNTDFEGSFEVRLSDPVTNKTYASITLQTDYIS, encoded by the coding sequence ATGATACGGGAATTTATAATTGAACATTTTAAGAAAAAACTGAAGGACCTGCCTGCATTGGTCATTTACGATCCCGACCAACGGTATAGAGAGATATTGGTAGATATGGCGGATGAAAATACCCGTGTATTTGATATCAACCATAATGTATTAACCATCCGGGAAGAGGCCATCTCTTACTATACAACCGAGCTGTCGGAGGATAACAAATCAAGGATGTTGGTATATGTTCCCTTTGCAGCACCGCTTACCCGGCAGGAGCAGTTAATGGATCCGTTCTATATTTTTTCCTTTGGGGGTTCAGTATTTCCCAATGATGCGGCCGATAAATTTGAAAATTTATGTAAAGCCTGCTTTGCCGATAAAGAACAAAAAATAACGGAGTTGTTTGCACAGGAAGTCCCCGACTTTGATACATTGGATGCCCTGGGTGGCGGTAATACCTGGGCCAAGTTGCAAACCCTTACAGGTGGTAAATCAGAAAAAGAAATAATACTTGCATTGCTGGCACCAACTGTCAAACAACAGGAAGGTTTAACCAAAGACAAAACCTGGTACAAGGAATATAAAGACATAGCCAGTTTGATTGGGTTGCAAATCAAAGAGAAAAACTATGCAGCCTTGCAGAATGAATTATGGCGTTTTTTACTCTTCAGTGAATTTGTTTTTGATCTTCCGATTGAATTACCAGTTACACTAAAAAATATACCAATGGCTAGATCTGCAGCCAGGCCATTGGTAATGGCGATTTGCAAATCTTTACGCAACAACAAAAACTGCGAAGACCTGTATATTGAAAAAGCAGAAGATGCTGCCAACCAATTGGGCCTGGCAGATATGTTCAAGAACGAACACGAACTGGGAGTGATTATCACCTTTGCTTTTGAGGACAATACCTATTTCTATCATTTTACAGATCTGTTAATCAAACGTAAAATAGATGGTGCCAAAGAGATCATTGCACGTATTAAAGAGAATATTTGGTTACACCATGATGAAGAAAGAAGAAGGTACTGGAAGATGGCCGAGTTGGGATTAGGATTGATACAATTGGCATCAGAAAAGACAAAAACTTCCACTTCGTTAAAAACAGCGATTGATCAATACGCCCAAAATGGTTATAAAATTGATCAACTTCAAAGGCGATTTGAAAAAATAGCTATTGAAGTATTGCAAGACAATACGGCGCTGACAGATTTGAAACAATCGGTAAGAAAGGAATACTCGAAATACACCGAAAAAAACCAAAAACAATTTCAGGAACTGGTGCAAAAAGAACATTGGCCGGTTGAAGGGTTGCTTTGCAATATACAAGTATTTGCAAAACATATTCAGCCATTACTCAAATCAAAAACCAAAACGGCCTATCTGTTTGTAGATGCTTTGCGGTTTGAACTAGCGAAAGAACTGGAAGAGAATATTGAAAAGTATTTCATCGTTCAGGTGACAACATCCTGTGCTTTCTTACCCACAGTTACCAAGTTTGGGATGGCGGCTTTATTACCAGAAGCAGAAAAAGAATTGACCTTAAAAGAACATAAGGGAAGCTTGGAAGCTTTTATAGGGGATAAGGCTTTGTTGTCCCTCACACAAAGAAGAGATTATTTAAAAGAAAAATTGGGCGATCTCTGTGATATCATTACACTCGATAAATTAGTTTCTTCAACAATCCCAGATACGGACCTACTGATTGTCACCACCAACGAGATTGACAATGCCGGTGAAAATATGGCCAGTAATGCCTTATTAGCAATGCAACAGGCATCGCAGAACCTGATTAAAGGCTTAAACTTGCTTAAGCAAAAGGGTTATGAAAAGATAGTCATAGCTACCGATCATGGTTTTGTACTTCACCCAATCTTTCAGTCTGGTGATAATGTAAGTAAACCCGCTGGTGATTGGTTGATGTCAAAATCAAGGTCTTTGGCAGGTTCAGGAGCAACTCCGGATTATGCAATTGGGTTTATTCCTGCAGAAATCGGAGTAAAATCAGATGCCAAAAACTTTGTGTTTCTGAAGAATTATGCAGTTTTTGAAAAAAACACCACGTATTTCCATGAAGGTATTTCTTTGCAAGAGAGTATAGTTCCGGTGATGGTATTGACGGCACATAAAACAAAAAAAGACAAGACGGTACAGGTGAATGTTTCCTACAAAGGAAAAACAACGGGTAATATAACCACCAGAACACCATTTATGGAAATCTCTTGTTTTATTCAAGGTGAGTTAGGGTTTGAACCTATTGCTATTAGAATGGAAGCTCTTGCTAATGACGAGATAGTTGGCAAATCAGGTTTCAGTGAGTATGTAAATGAGGTTTCCAATTTATTGGAGATTGTCCCCGGTCAAGCTTACAAAATACCATTGGAGATGAATACCGATTTTGAAGGCAGTTTCGAGGTGAGGCTTTCTGATCCTGTTACCAATAAAACATACGCATCTATTACTTTACAAACAGACTATATATCATGA
- the pglX gene encoding BREX-1 system adenine-specific DNA-methyltransferase PglX, which yields MALTKVARSKILSFVQDAKRLLIKEVEGQLQQYYGIRPDGTVLMIEQLTTAESEIIYTARLLRQRLEYLKANLADEKNQKVEAVRQLVREQAFTILNRFASLRMAEERRIIKETIRKEYNSEGFQVFDSITGQGQTATQYIRYKWYLYAIFDELALDLPAVFDRYSPYALIFPSEQAMNKLLNIINNEGVTLHREEGLQPVNLWKEDETIGWVYQYYNSREEISAMREASGAPRNSQELAVRNQFFTPRYVVQFLTDNSLGRIWYEMTQGNTVLKTVCPYLIIQPNEVFLKKGETKPEKADEETQYIDYRAIKDPREILMLDPACGSMHFGLYAFDLMEHIYVEAWDNYPDLLTDLRNIMTRHAFVQQIPEFIIRFNIHGVDIDPRALQIAGLSLWLRAQKSFDKQNLPADQRPQITRSNLVLAEPMPGSVETLSQLVQPLEAPMRKLVLSIWEQMKLAGELGLLLRIEEEIDNKIQEIAEELAGENINTQLTLGGEDGELQAAEKAALYATKKYRDSFLDSAETEVLKILQQLSETATNGDAYQKLLFADDTARGFSFIELCRKKYDVIVMNPPFGLPTNNSISYIKQNYVDSYVDLLATFIDRGHELCKGYLGAITSRNILITPKLERIRENIIIPCTLFILDLGWPVMDNATVQSAAYIISNRNLDNDDIYVIDKKGVSEKENNLQNEIIITNQLENTYLTHRYFYYSTPNKKILYQLPISFLNLISNPKKKISDVANSKMGLTSFDDFRFLRLFFEINRKENNGWYSYAKGGSYALYFGELPLMINYKNDGKEVQEVNRLVNGQTAQARQSSKFYLIPGGTYSKRSKDFGVRVLPKEYLFAAKGPSITSASEETSPLFLIGVLNSRLLNILINLQANANQFDTGIIDKLPFADFTQSQVDEICLLVAEAVLRVRNYYSYFEPSTEFQKPALIFPIKKAWEWYYSEYEKLNSLISITNDRINSIVDSAYGVDSNTLLEIYWQSEEKGDEAFLEKPLRDFLTKPDEVQIAKDYFSFFIGLCFNRYQLDKLQSHNYLLSDPFENFQLSVNSAREAHEDNGGDMLFDEKKLLKNLKSLIVKLFDDKNYTNLCDILMVTEVDQYFTRSFFVDHYIKYTNSKREAPIYWPISTASGSYTIWIYYPKLNDQALYKIVSDFIIPKKEEVSEDVKKLELNSQLDNFGKKQLLELQDLLHELQVMEKELTEVAELPYKPNHDDGVLITAAPLHKFFRHSKWRKSTEDCWKTLQKGDYDWAHLAYSIWPDRVTKKCKKDLSMAIAHGLEDICEVKPKEKQAKKAAKPKKNASQGKLID from the coding sequence ATGGCATTAACGAAAGTGGCACGGTCAAAAATTTTATCCTTTGTACAGGATGCCAAGAGGCTATTGATAAAAGAGGTGGAGGGGCAATTACAGCAGTATTACGGCATCCGTCCGGATGGCACTGTATTGATGATTGAACAACTGACCACGGCCGAATCGGAGATCATATACACGGCCCGTTTACTGCGCCAACGATTGGAATACTTGAAAGCCAATCTGGCCGATGAAAAAAACCAGAAAGTAGAAGCCGTGCGTCAATTGGTGAGGGAACAGGCTTTTACTATTTTAAATCGTTTTGCCAGTTTACGCATGGCCGAGGAAAGGAGGATTATTAAGGAAACAATCCGCAAAGAATATAACAGCGAAGGTTTTCAGGTATTCGACAGTATTACCGGCCAAGGACAAACAGCCACCCAGTACATACGTTACAAATGGTACCTCTATGCCATTTTTGACGAGTTGGCTCTAGACCTTCCTGCAGTATTTGACCGATACTCGCCTTATGCCCTAATCTTTCCTTCGGAGCAGGCCATGAATAAATTACTCAACATCATCAACAACGAAGGAGTGACCCTACACCGGGAAGAGGGATTGCAACCCGTTAACCTTTGGAAAGAAGATGAAACTATCGGTTGGGTGTACCAGTATTACAACAGCCGGGAAGAAATATCCGCCATGCGGGAAGCCAGTGGTGCCCCCCGAAACAGCCAGGAACTGGCAGTACGCAACCAGTTTTTTACGCCCCGTTATGTAGTACAATTTCTTACTGATAATTCTTTGGGACGTATCTGGTATGAGATGACACAGGGAAACACCGTACTAAAAACGGTTTGCCCTTACCTCATCATACAGCCCAATGAAGTATTTCTGAAGAAAGGAGAAACCAAACCGGAAAAAGCGGATGAAGAAACCCAATACATCGATTACCGAGCTATAAAAGATCCAAGGGAAATTTTGATGCTCGACCCGGCTTGTGGTTCTATGCATTTTGGATTGTATGCATTTGATTTGATGGAGCATATCTATGTGGAAGCATGGGATAATTATCCAGATTTATTGACTGACCTACGGAATATCATGACCCGCCACGCATTTGTGCAACAGATACCCGAGTTCATTATCCGCTTTAATATACATGGAGTAGATATTGACCCCCGTGCCTTACAAATAGCCGGCCTTAGCCTTTGGTTAAGGGCACAAAAAAGTTTTGACAAACAAAACCTGCCTGCTGACCAACGGCCACAGATCACCCGAAGCAACCTGGTACTGGCTGAACCTATGCCCGGAAGTGTAGAAACCCTTAGCCAGTTGGTACAGCCGCTGGAGGCCCCCATGCGTAAACTGGTATTAAGCATTTGGGAGCAAATGAAACTGGCTGGCGAACTTGGATTATTATTACGAATTGAAGAAGAGATAGATAACAAAATACAAGAGATAGCAGAAGAGTTAGCAGGTGAAAACATAAATACCCAATTAACATTGGGTGGAGAGGATGGAGAATTACAAGCTGCAGAAAAAGCAGCTTTGTATGCCACAAAAAAATACCGGGATAGTTTTTTAGACTCTGCAGAAACTGAAGTATTGAAAATACTACAGCAGCTCTCTGAGACCGCCACCAATGGCGATGCTTACCAAAAATTGTTGTTTGCTGATGATACAGCTAGAGGTTTTTCATTTATCGAACTCTGTAGGAAGAAGTACGATGTAATTGTAATGAACCCGCCATTCGGTCTTCCAACAAATAATTCCATTTCATATATTAAGCAAAATTATGTTGACAGTTATGTTGATTTGTTAGCTACATTTATTGATAGAGGCCATGAATTATGCAAGGGATATTTAGGAGCTATTACTTCTAGAAATATTTTGATAACTCCAAAATTAGAAAGAATAAGAGAAAATATAATTATTCCATGCACTTTATTCATTCTTGATCTAGGATGGCCTGTTATGGATAATGCTACCGTTCAATCTGCTGCATATATAATTAGTAATAGAAATTTAGATAATGATGATATTTATGTAATTGACAAAAAAGGAGTAAGCGAAAAAGAAAATAATTTGCAAAATGAAATAATTATTACAAATCAGCTAGAAAATACCTATTTAACACATAGATATTTTTATTACTCTACACCAAATAAAAAAATACTATATCAATTACCTATTTCATTCTTAAACCTTATTTCAAACCCGAAAAAGAAGATCTCTGATGTTGCAAATTCAAAAATGGGGCTTACATCATTTGATGATTTTAGATTTTTACGTTTATTTTTTGAAATTAATCGAAAAGAAAATAATGGATGGTATTCGTATGCAAAAGGAGGGTCCTATGCACTTTACTTCGGAGAATTGCCGCTAATGATCAATTATAAAAATGATGGGAAAGAAGTTCAAGAGGTTAACCGATTAGTGAATGGACAAACAGCGCAGGCCCGACAGTCTTCAAAATTTTATTTAATTCCAGGTGGAACATATTCCAAAAGATCAAAAGATTTTGGAGTTAGAGTTCTGCCAAAAGAATATTTATTTGCAGCTAAAGGCCCATCTATAACAAGTGCTAGTGAGGAAACATCTCCGCTATTCTTAATTGGGGTACTAAATTCTAGATTATTAAACATTTTAATAAACCTTCAAGCAAATGCTAATCAATTTGATACAGGAATAATTGACAAATTACCTTTTGCAGATTTTACTCAAAGTCAAGTTGATGAAATATGTCTATTGGTTGCAGAAGCAGTACTAAGGGTAAGAAACTATTATAGCTACTTTGAGCCAAGTACTGAATTTCAAAAACCCGCACTAATTTTTCCAATAAAAAAAGCATGGGAGTGGTATTATTCAGAATACGAAAAACTAAATAGTTTAATAAGCATAACTAATGATAGAATAAATAGCATAGTTGATAGCGCTTATGGCGTAGATTCAAATACTCTATTAGAAATATATTGGCAAAGTGAAGAAAAAGGAGATGAAGCTTTTTTAGAAAAACCTCTAAGGGATTTCTTAACAAAGCCTGATGAGGTTCAAATAGCAAAGGATTATTTTTCATTTTTTATAGGATTGTGTTTCAACCGGTATCAATTAGATAAATTACAAAGCCACAATTATTTATTAAGCGATCCTTTTGAAAATTTTCAATTATCGGTCAATTCAGCTAGAGAGGCGCATGAAGATAATGGTGGAGATATGTTATTTGATGAAAAAAAGTTATTAAAAAATCTAAAGTCATTAATAGTAAAACTATTTGACGATAAAAATTATACTAATTTATGTGATATCCTTATGGTAACAGAAGTTGATCAATATTTTACTAGAAGTTTCTTTGTTGATCATTATATTAAGTACACAAATAGTAAAAGGGAAGCTCCAATATATTGGCCCATTTCAACCGCTTCCGGTAGTTATACAATCTGGATCTACTATCCCAAATTGAATGATCAAGCCCTGTATAAAATAGTCAGTGATTTTATCATTCCTAAAAAAGAGGAAGTATCAGAAGATGTCAAAAAACTCGAGTTAAATTCACAATTGGATAATTTTGGGAAAAAGCAACTACTTGAACTTCAGGACTTGTTGCATGAATTACAGGTGATGGAGAAAGAGTTGACAGAAGTTGCGGAATTACCATACAAACCGAACCATGATGATGGGGTATTAATCACGGCCGCCCCCCTCCATAAATTCTTCCGTCACAGCAAATGGCGTAAATCTACCGAAGATTGCTGGAAGACCCTGCAAAAAGGCGATTACGATTGGGCACATTTGGCCTACAGCATTTGGCCGGATAGGGTTACTAAAAAATGTAAGAAAGACCTGAGTATGGCAATTGCTCATGGGTTGGAAGATATCTGCGAGGTAAAACCCAAGGAGAAACAAGCAAAAAAAGCAGCTAAACCAAAAAAGAATGCTTCACAAGGAAAACTGATTGATTAA